A single window of Archangium gephyra DNA harbors:
- a CDS encoding MFS transporter — protein MHDAAPSSSSPRPEYSRKFRLRRAQNWLTLGTMYAAMYMGRYNFSFANATLSQKYGWSKAQVGAIISAATLIYGLSAIFNGPLADRIGGRKAMLVGAGGAVVFNLAFGLGAYLGFLGTGTVLLGYLATVWSLNMYFQSYSALALIKVNSGWFHISERGVFSAIFGSMIQGGRALIYFIGPLLVLALPWQFVFFVPALVMTTLGLLTFLWVRDAPDEAGLPALDTADASSGYTGKVDFKYVAKVVFTNPVTLTIAVAEFCTGFVRHGFEQWFPRYMMEAQKLSLDSPVFQKGATGVVLAGIAGAFTAGFMSDLLFKARRPPVAFIGYVLQVGCMAIIWKAPSIELVIAAFVVNSFSISIVHSMLSGTASMDFGGKKAAATAAGMFDGMQYVGGSVVGVGMGWMLDHFGWGAWGPSMIGFSAVGAILMLTLWNARPKAHSAQPAAAAQAPSAPSAQPPSSRTGTGG, from the coding sequence ATGCACGACGCTGCCCCCTCGTCCTCGTCGCCGCGGCCGGAGTATTCGCGGAAGTTCCGCCTCCGCCGCGCCCAGAACTGGCTCACGCTCGGAACCATGTACGCGGCCATGTACATGGGCCGCTACAACTTCTCCTTCGCCAACGCGACGCTGTCGCAGAAGTACGGCTGGAGCAAGGCGCAGGTGGGAGCGATCATCAGCGCGGCCACGCTCATCTACGGCCTGTCCGCCATCTTCAACGGGCCGCTGGCGGATCGCATCGGTGGCCGCAAGGCCATGCTGGTGGGCGCGGGCGGCGCGGTGGTGTTCAACCTCGCCTTCGGTCTGGGGGCGTACCTGGGCTTCCTGGGGACGGGGACGGTGCTGCTCGGCTACCTGGCCACGGTCTGGTCGCTGAACATGTACTTCCAGTCGTACTCGGCCCTGGCGCTCATCAAGGTGAACTCGGGCTGGTTCCACATCAGCGAGCGTGGCGTGTTCTCCGCCATCTTCGGCTCGATGATCCAGGGCGGCCGGGCGCTCATCTACTTCATCGGGCCGCTGCTGGTGCTGGCGCTGCCCTGGCAGTTCGTCTTCTTCGTCCCCGCGCTGGTGATGACGACGCTGGGCCTGCTCACCTTCCTGTGGGTGCGTGACGCGCCGGACGAGGCGGGCCTGCCCGCGCTGGACACGGCGGATGCCTCCAGCGGGTACACCGGCAAGGTGGACTTCAAGTACGTGGCGAAGGTGGTCTTCACCAACCCCGTCACGCTCACCATCGCGGTGGCCGAGTTCTGCACCGGCTTCGTGCGCCATGGCTTCGAGCAGTGGTTCCCGCGCTACATGATGGAGGCGCAGAAGCTGTCGCTCGACAGCCCCGTCTTCCAGAAGGGCGCCACGGGCGTGGTGCTCGCCGGCATCGCGGGCGCGTTCACGGCGGGCTTCATGTCCGACCTGCTCTTCAAGGCGCGCCGGCCGCCCGTGGCCTTCATCGGCTACGTGCTCCAGGTGGGGTGCATGGCCATCATCTGGAAGGCGCCGAGCATCGAGCTCGTCATCGCGGCCTTCGTGGTGAACTCCTTCTCCATCAGCATCGTGCACTCCATGCTGTCGGGCACCGCGTCCATGGACTTCGGCGGCAAGAAGGCCGCGGCCACGGCGGCGGGCATGTTCGACGGCATGCAGTACGTGGGCGGCTCCGTGGTGGGCGTCGGCATGGGGTGGATGTTGGATCACTTCGGCTGGGGCGCCTGGGGCCCGAGCATGATCGGCTTCTCGGCCGTGGGCGCGATTCTCATGCTCACCTTGTGGAACGCCCGGCCCAAGGCGCACTCGGCCCAGCCGGCCGCGGCGGCGCAGGCTCCCTCGGCGCCCTCCGCCCAGCCGCCGTCCTCGCGGACCGGCACCGGAGGCTGA
- a CDS encoding NUDIX hydrolase — protein MRSSSQAVVTDIEVIEDFSSSAKCDEGFLRVRRLRCQNRRADGTASKVYRVDVVDRPRLDAVSVLVYRRGASGLEVLTRMNLRPAAYFRRGKEMTVPDGATYLRVEEIVAGLLEPEDKGEQGLRHRAAEEVREEAGFEVKPEEIQLLGAGFFVAPGILSEKIFPAAVDVTGKDQGTPKGDGSPLEEGTHLQWRPIRELLAMCRRGEVPDAKTELSILRLLAEQA, from the coding sequence ATGCGTTCAAGCAGCCAGGCTGTTGTGACGGATATCGAGGTAATCGAGGATTTCTCGTCGAGCGCCAAGTGCGACGAGGGTTTTCTGCGAGTGCGGCGTCTGCGGTGCCAGAACCGGCGCGCGGATGGGACGGCGTCCAAGGTGTACCGGGTGGACGTGGTGGATCGGCCGCGGCTGGATGCGGTCTCGGTGCTGGTGTACCGACGCGGCGCGTCGGGGCTGGAGGTGCTGACGCGGATGAACCTGCGGCCGGCGGCGTACTTCCGGCGGGGCAAGGAGATGACGGTGCCGGACGGGGCCACGTACCTGCGGGTGGAGGAGATCGTCGCGGGGCTGCTGGAGCCGGAGGACAAGGGCGAGCAGGGCTTGCGGCACCGGGCGGCGGAGGAGGTGCGCGAGGAGGCCGGCTTCGAGGTGAAGCCGGAGGAGATCCAGCTGCTGGGGGCGGGCTTCTTCGTGGCGCCGGGGATTCTCTCGGAGAAGATCTTCCCGGCGGCGGTGGACGTGACGGGCAAGGATCAGGGGACGCCCAAGGGGGACGGTTCACCGTTGGAGGAGGGCACGCACCTGCAGTGGAGGCCCATCCGCGAGTTGCTGGCGATGTGCCGGCGCGGAGAGGTGCCGGACGCGAAGACGGAGCTCTCCATCTTGAGGTTGCTGGCCGAGCAGGCGTGA
- a CDS encoding bifunctional metallophosphatase/5'-nucleotidase, whose product MRSLLSGLFCVLLCTSCMPVMSGEQDLDLSGQEVRLSLLHTSDIHSRLIPYDFTPLKTDTDLGIVPEAGPFGGATRMGAILKRERARSSRLLHLDSGDCFQGAPIFNLNNGQAEMSFLSRMRLDAAVIGNHEFDAGLLNFVEKTRDHATFPLMAANYYWDSPNEPGNAQALLNTVPYVIRNVQGLKVGIIGMANISSLNSLVEGGNSLQATPLEQNEAARAYVEMLRPVVDLLVVVSHLGLTEDQDLIRGYEAYYEYERARPYLERDHDKWQLLEYADPSQEHNPQAVVKVFIPGVSGLDAVLGGHLHVVLNPPQQLSDPSGRKVVLVHSGAFAKYVGRADLVVKVPKAEERTIDGAEIVSHDYRVFPLDGLWCDDAMRAYYQDNFWNPGQFINAPGVRAAIAKCQQLEDRETTDLLQPFLLGMDFNMQLTSIFSYAPRDVARRNTSTGGDSPLGNIAADSMRKRRAVEAEMALTNSLGIRDNLYAGVVSQESMFNVFPFENTINIMYLSGLEIQEMLDFVAERSASRGCVSQAQISGARFTMDCAQVQLNDLRIPCSPTNGIADCPSEGREGHAPWQCLQDQDGSRCYARPATDVVINGNPLNPNGMYRVAVNDYIAKGGSGFSVLKRNTTRQETGISLRDSLIGYMQGFCTCDDILDKPEPKTSKTGERCGTLVNGEWKVDDQTINFCTQARAFKTSLTEALKTQTVGTCGCDELLPPPADAAQRCGVEGLTPELIRSTCLGSVPQGPYTGRCYCRDALGGAQECGSVTKQLETFCKNPTAMPIANAAEDNRIGRRVK is encoded by the coding sequence ATGCGAAGCCTCCTGTCCGGACTCTTCTGCGTCCTGCTGTGCACCTCGTGCATGCCCGTGATGTCGGGCGAGCAGGATCTCGATCTCAGTGGCCAGGAAGTACGGCTCAGCCTGCTGCACACCTCGGACATCCACTCGCGCCTCATTCCGTACGACTTCACGCCGCTGAAGACGGATACGGACCTGGGCATCGTCCCCGAGGCGGGCCCGTTCGGCGGGGCCACGCGCATGGGAGCCATCCTCAAGCGCGAGCGCGCCCGCTCCAGCCGCCTGCTCCACCTGGACTCGGGTGACTGCTTCCAGGGCGCGCCCATCTTCAACCTCAACAACGGCCAGGCGGAGATGAGCTTCCTGTCCAGGATGCGCCTGGACGCGGCGGTGATCGGCAACCACGAGTTCGACGCCGGCCTGCTCAACTTCGTGGAGAAGACGCGCGACCACGCCACCTTCCCGCTGATGGCGGCCAACTACTACTGGGACAGCCCCAACGAGCCCGGCAACGCGCAGGCCCTGCTCAACACCGTCCCCTACGTCATCCGCAACGTGCAGGGCCTGAAGGTGGGCATCATCGGCATGGCCAACATCTCCTCGCTCAACTCGCTGGTGGAGGGCGGCAACTCGCTGCAGGCCACCCCGCTGGAGCAGAACGAGGCGGCGCGCGCCTATGTGGAGATGCTGCGCCCGGTGGTGGATCTGCTCGTCGTCGTCAGCCACCTGGGCCTCACCGAGGACCAGGATCTCATCCGCGGCTACGAGGCCTATTACGAGTACGAGCGCGCCAGGCCCTACCTGGAGCGCGACCACGACAAGTGGCAGCTGCTGGAGTACGCGGACCCCAGCCAGGAGCACAACCCCCAGGCGGTGGTGAAGGTCTTCATCCCGGGCGTGTCCGGCCTGGACGCGGTGCTGGGCGGCCACCTGCACGTGGTGCTCAACCCGCCGCAGCAGCTGAGCGACCCGAGCGGCCGCAAGGTGGTGCTGGTGCACTCGGGCGCCTTCGCCAAGTACGTGGGCCGGGCGGACCTGGTGGTGAAGGTGCCCAAGGCCGAGGAGCGCACCATCGACGGCGCGGAGATCGTCAGCCACGACTACCGCGTCTTCCCGCTGGACGGCCTGTGGTGCGACGACGCCATGCGCGCCTACTACCAGGACAACTTCTGGAACCCCGGCCAGTTCATCAACGCCCCGGGCGTGCGCGCGGCCATCGCGAAGTGCCAGCAGCTCGAGGACCGCGAGACCACGGACCTGCTGCAGCCCTTCCTGCTGGGCATGGACTTCAACATGCAGCTGACGTCCATCTTCTCCTACGCCCCGCGCGACGTGGCCCGCCGCAACACCTCCACGGGCGGTGACTCGCCGCTGGGCAACATCGCCGCGGACTCCATGCGCAAGCGCCGCGCCGTCGAGGCGGAGATGGCGCTGACCAACTCGCTGGGCATCCGCGACAACCTCTACGCGGGCGTGGTCTCCCAGGAGTCCATGTTCAACGTCTTCCCGTTCGAGAACACCATCAACATCATGTACCTCTCGGGCTTGGAGATTCAGGAGATGCTCGACTTCGTCGCCGAGCGCTCCGCCAGCCGCGGCTGCGTCAGCCAGGCGCAGATCTCCGGCGCGCGCTTCACCATGGACTGCGCCCAGGTGCAGCTCAATGACCTGCGCATCCCCTGCTCTCCCACGAATGGCATCGCGGACTGCCCCTCGGAGGGCCGCGAGGGCCACGCGCCCTGGCAGTGCCTCCAGGATCAGGACGGCTCGCGCTGCTACGCGCGCCCCGCCACGGACGTGGTCATCAACGGCAACCCCCTCAACCCCAACGGCATGTACCGCGTGGCCGTCAACGACTACATCGCCAAGGGCGGCTCGGGCTTCAGCGTCCTCAAGCGCAACACCACCCGCCAGGAGACCGGTATCTCCCTGCGCGACTCGCTCATCGGCTACATGCAGGGCTTCTGCACCTGCGACGACATCCTCGACAAGCCGGAGCCGAAGACGTCCAAGACCGGCGAGCGCTGCGGCACGCTGGTGAACGGCGAGTGGAAGGTGGACGATCAGACCATCAACTTCTGCACCCAGGCGAGGGCGTTCAAGACGTCGCTGACGGAGGCGCTGAAGACCCAGACGGTGGGCACCTGCGGCTGTGACGAGCTGCTCCCGCCTCCGGCCGATGCCGCCCAGCGCTGTGGCGTGGAAGGCCTCACGCCGGAGCTCATCCGCTCCACCTGCCTGGGCAGCGTGCCCCAGGGCCCGTACACCGGACGCTGCTACTGCCGCGACGCCCTGGGCGGTGCCCAGGAGTGCGGCTCGGTCACCAAGCAGCTGGAAACCTTCTGTAAGAACCCGACCGCGATGCCCATCGCCAACGCCGCCGAGGACAACCGTATCGGCCGGAGGGTGAAGTAA
- a CDS encoding neutral/alkaline non-lysosomal ceramidase N-terminal domain-containing protein, which translates to MGQNDTLLMNLPPAVVEVQRRSPEPIPATGVLQAGASRVDLTPGFLSPLAGWGPTLLGSRRARATWGRLFARVLVLDDGQGERVALIAVDLHAGTRYLTERLAEHTAALGLHVGRLFLAGTHNHSGPGNIYANTYYDTFAATESLLKERGLDQVMVDYLVERLGLAVREACARLRPARVGHGVARLWGYSRNRSLEALRENFPGVDDATLRQRLAVLGFPSGTLPSVPSGLPVEQVCVDPRIQVLWAEEAEAPHRSIGAFGTFGAHASLLAKEHPICSPDFFGVAARHAERLLRGASGEPGPVVGLAAGAIGDSDAARPGMTLEALKKARQDQTQNLSLLEEVGREVGRQLARACEDARSHVSPSLRITALFGEPTIRDATLKDGRRLALSALVGAPTLRGSEMGGGVPFFKEGERLEELPDTDPQWPKAPPRALERLIRESLKYQPHTLPLRVLKVGDVWLMGCPGEPTSWLTHELAQVMRARGAREVMVTAVCGDYAGYLTTEREYKAQHYEGSSTLWGRNTEHWLVEHFDALAKSPTTAVPSGTARFTMNPGVHRALTEPRPPTGEPTPFWPRPPEFAAPRVSNGRLVIAGRWFAWAPQERSELGWGAWIRLEDADTGEVLQSANRPLDDQHHTFLLEFIETGGVLEWRWLVVLDDWRHLKDRRIRFRTQGPRGVSVRPPPGARWPEQRLVSSVAA; encoded by the coding sequence ATGGGACAGAACGACACGCTGCTGATGAACCTTCCTCCCGCGGTGGTGGAGGTCCAGCGACGCTCACCGGAGCCGATCCCCGCCACGGGCGTCCTCCAGGCGGGTGCCTCCCGGGTGGACCTCACGCCCGGGTTCCTCTCGCCGCTCGCGGGCTGGGGCCCCACCCTGCTGGGGTCACGGCGCGCACGTGCCACGTGGGGCCGGCTCTTCGCACGGGTGCTCGTGCTGGACGACGGCCAGGGCGAGCGCGTGGCCCTCATCGCCGTGGACCTCCACGCCGGCACGCGGTACCTCACCGAGCGGCTGGCGGAGCACACCGCGGCCCTGGGCCTGCACGTGGGCCGCCTCTTCCTCGCGGGCACGCACAACCACAGCGGGCCGGGGAACATCTACGCCAACACGTACTACGACACCTTCGCGGCCACCGAGTCGCTCCTGAAGGAGCGAGGGCTGGACCAGGTCATGGTGGACTACCTCGTGGAGCGGCTCGGGCTGGCCGTGCGCGAGGCCTGCGCGCGCCTGCGTCCCGCACGGGTCGGTCATGGCGTGGCCCGGCTCTGGGGGTACTCGCGCAACCGGAGCCTCGAGGCCCTGCGCGAGAACTTCCCGGGTGTGGACGATGCGACCCTCCGCCAGCGGCTCGCGGTGTTGGGCTTCCCCTCGGGCACCCTCCCCTCCGTGCCCTCGGGCCTCCCGGTGGAGCAGGTCTGCGTGGATCCGCGCATCCAGGTCCTCTGGGCCGAGGAGGCCGAGGCACCCCACCGGTCCATTGGCGCCTTTGGCACCTTCGGAGCCCATGCGTCGCTGCTCGCCAAGGAGCATCCCATCTGCTCGCCGGATTTCTTCGGAGTGGCCGCACGCCACGCGGAGCGCCTGCTGCGCGGCGCCTCGGGAGAGCCCGGGCCGGTGGTGGGGCTCGCCGCGGGCGCCATCGGGGACTCGGATGCGGCCCGGCCCGGAATGACGCTCGAGGCGCTGAAGAAGGCGCGCCAGGACCAGACACAGAACCTGTCGTTGTTGGAGGAGGTGGGCCGGGAGGTGGGCCGCCAGCTCGCCAGGGCCTGTGAGGATGCGCGCTCGCACGTGAGCCCATCGCTGCGCATCACCGCCCTCTTCGGTGAGCCCACGATTCGCGACGCCACACTGAAGGATGGCAGGCGCCTGGCGCTGTCGGCCCTGGTCGGTGCGCCCACGCTCCGGGGCTCGGAGATGGGCGGCGGTGTGCCCTTCTTCAAGGAGGGAGAGCGGCTGGAGGAGCTGCCGGATACGGATCCGCAGTGGCCCAAGGCACCTCCGCGTGCACTGGAGCGGCTGATCCGCGAGTCCCTCAAGTACCAGCCGCACACCCTGCCCCTGCGGGTACTGAAGGTGGGCGACGTGTGGTTGATGGGCTGTCCCGGAGAGCCGACCTCCTGGCTGACGCATGAGCTGGCCCAGGTGATGCGCGCACGGGGCGCACGGGAGGTCATGGTCACGGCCGTATGCGGAGACTACGCCGGGTACCTCACCACCGAGCGGGAGTACAAGGCCCAGCACTACGAGGGCTCGAGCACCCTCTGGGGACGGAACACGGAGCACTGGTTGGTCGAGCACTTCGACGCCCTCGCGAAGAGCCCCACGACGGCGGTCCCCTCGGGGACGGCGCGCTTCACGATGAATCCAGGCGTGCACCGGGCCCTCACCGAGCCCCGGCCGCCCACCGGCGAGCCCACGCCCTTCTGGCCCCGGCCCCCGGAGTTCGCGGCACCGAGAGTCAGCAATGGGCGGCTGGTGATCGCGGGCCGGTGGTTCGCCTGGGCGCCGCAGGAGCGGAGCGAGCTGGGATGGGGCGCGTGGATCCGGCTCGAGGACGCGGACACGGGCGAGGTGCTGCAGAGCGCGAACCGGCCGCTCGATGACCAGCACCACACGTTCCTGCTGGAGTTCATCGAGACGGGCGGTGTCCTGGAGTGGCGGTGGCTGGTGGTGCTCGACGACTGGCGGCACCTGAAGGACCGGAGGATCCGCTTCCGCACCCAGGGGCCTCGGGGAGTGAGTGTCCGGCCTCCTCCTGGCGCACGGTGGCCCGAGCAGCGGCTCGTGTCGAGCGTGGCCGCCTGA
- a CDS encoding VOC family protein, with the protein MDSDQLLSSFVKVLVSDPERSAKFYEALGFKRTQAAPPFIHLQWEKQAEVYLVTLPPVVKLEGQRGLGVLLGFRIGAVDLQEVASRARAQGAHVEGPTVQPWFTREIIVTDPDGYRLNFIEPA; encoded by the coding sequence ATGGATAGCGATCAGCTGTTGTCGTCCTTCGTGAAGGTGCTCGTGTCCGACCCCGAGCGCTCGGCGAAGTTCTACGAGGCGCTCGGATTCAAGCGGACCCAGGCCGCTCCGCCCTTCATCCACCTGCAGTGGGAGAAGCAAGCGGAGGTGTACCTGGTCACCCTGCCTCCCGTCGTGAAACTGGAGGGCCAGCGAGGGCTCGGCGTCCTGCTGGGCTTCCGCATCGGCGCCGTGGACCTGCAGGAGGTGGCCTCGCGCGCCCGGGCCCAGGGCGCCCACGTCGAGGGCCCCACCGTGCAACCGTGGTTCACGCGGGAGATCATCGTCACGGATCCCGACGGCTACCGGCTCAACTTCATCGAGCCCGCGTAG
- a CDS encoding TldD/PmbA family protein → MSTTNTTNLADVARQAVDLARQKGASEAAATANRTRDVEMQWRDGRLDKVSEATTRGLSLQLYVDGRYSAVATSDLRPEALERFITDSIAMTRVLARDEHRRLPEPEFYAGRSAVDLAIEDPRQEKLTADERQRFVRELEAGARAADTKSAILSVTTAFGDTLREMYRVSSNGFEGGLRGTQFVASAQVSAQDPDGRRPEESDFAVARFFEDLPDAATLGRRAGERALGRIGSTKGASAVLTMAVDNRAAGRLVSMLLGPMSGGAIQQKRSFLDGKLGQPVGSGLLVLTDEPHVKRGLGSRLFDGEGITARPLPLFEGGVLRTYFIDTYYGRKLKARPTSGSASNLSWKLGSKGQGELLADLKEGVLVTGFLGGNSNPVTGDFSLGVQGFRVRGGKRAEPIGEMNISGNQLDLWKRLVAVGSDPYVNSAMRTPTLVFEGVQFAGV, encoded by the coding sequence ATGAGCACGACGAACACCACGAATCTGGCGGATGTCGCGCGGCAGGCGGTGGACCTGGCGCGCCAGAAGGGCGCTTCCGAGGCGGCGGCCACGGCCAACCGCACGCGCGATGTGGAGATGCAGTGGCGCGATGGCCGGCTGGACAAGGTCTCCGAGGCCACCACGCGAGGCCTCTCGCTGCAGCTCTACGTCGATGGGCGTTACTCCGCGGTGGCCACGAGCGATCTGCGTCCGGAGGCGCTGGAGCGCTTCATCACGGACTCCATCGCGATGACGCGCGTGCTGGCGCGTGACGAGCACCGCCGGCTGCCGGAGCCCGAGTTCTACGCGGGCCGGAGCGCGGTGGACCTGGCCATCGAGGATCCGCGCCAGGAGAAGCTCACCGCGGACGAGCGCCAGCGCTTCGTCCGGGAGCTCGAGGCGGGCGCACGCGCGGCCGATACCAAGAGCGCCATCCTGTCCGTCACCACCGCCTTCGGGGACACGCTGCGGGAGATGTACCGGGTCAGCTCGAACGGCTTCGAGGGCGGGCTGCGCGGGACGCAGTTCGTCGCCTCGGCGCAGGTGAGCGCGCAGGATCCGGACGGGCGCCGGCCGGAGGAGAGCGACTTCGCCGTGGCGCGCTTCTTCGAGGACCTGCCCGACGCGGCCACCCTGGGACGCCGTGCCGGAGAGCGGGCGCTGGGGCGCATCGGCTCGACGAAGGGCGCGTCGGCGGTGCTCACCATGGCCGTGGACAACCGGGCCGCGGGCCGGCTCGTGTCGATGCTCCTCGGGCCCATGTCGGGCGGCGCCATCCAGCAGAAGCGCTCCTTCCTGGATGGGAAGCTCGGCCAGCCGGTGGGCAGCGGGCTGCTCGTGCTCACCGACGAGCCGCACGTGAAGCGGGGTCTCGGTTCGCGCCTGTTCGATGGCGAGGGCATCACCGCCCGGCCGCTGCCGCTGTTCGAGGGCGGCGTGCTCCGCACCTACTTCATCGACACCTACTACGGCCGCAAGCTCAAGGCGCGTCCGACGTCCGGCAGTGCCTCGAACCTCTCCTGGAAGCTCGGGAGCAAGGGGCAGGGGGAGCTCCTGGCGGACCTGAAGGAGGGCGTCCTTGTGACGGGCTTCCTCGGAGGCAACTCCAACCCCGTCACCGGTGACTTCTCCCTGGGCGTGCAGGGCTTCCGCGTGCGCGGCGGGAAGAGGGCCGAGCCCATTGGCGAGATGAACATCTCCGGCAACCAGCTGGACCTGTGGAAGCGGCTCGTCGCGGTGGGGAGCGATCCCTACGTCAACAGCGCGATGCGCACGCCTACCCTCGTCTTCGAGGGCGTGCAGTTCGCGGGCGTGTAG
- a CDS encoding TldD/PmbA family protein gives MTRRDFVGYGTTALAMAGAGELLSGCATTQRAGPGGPGGGSDGPSQSIGYFARFGVDETLIRETLAAALSRGGDYSDLFFQHRVSTSMALEDGAVNKAFTTVELGVGVRVIKGDQTGYAYTEELTLEAMRSAARTAAAIADGPSRPGPQRLHVFKDIPQRYVLKLGWDAVRPEQKLPILEGLNAAAFKADKRVSKVTLSFSDEHGAVLVADSNGRLVEDVQPMTSLYLSCVAEQNGKREQNTYGVAGRAGLDFYSPERLDRMVREAVSRTTILFEAIQPPAGELPVVLAAGSSGILLHEAIGHGMEADFNRKGTSIYADKLNKPIAHPFVNIVDDGTNEYARGAINVDDEGNEPGKTMLVENGVLTTYLHDSISAKHYKVKPTGNGRRESYRYAPLPRMRSTYMLPGPHKHDEIIASVKKGIYCTNFTNGQVNIGAGDFTFYVKNGYLIEDGKLTRPIKDVNIIGNGPKVLEKVDMVADDLVIDEGGWTCGKDGQGVPVSQGIPTVRVASITVGGRNA, from the coding sequence ATGACGCGACGTGACTTCGTTGGCTACGGCACAACGGCGTTGGCGATGGCGGGAGCGGGCGAGCTGTTGTCTGGCTGTGCGACGACGCAGCGGGCGGGCCCCGGTGGCCCCGGTGGCGGCTCGGATGGTCCCTCCCAGTCCATTGGCTACTTCGCCCGCTTCGGCGTCGACGAGACCCTCATCCGCGAGACGTTGGCCGCGGCCCTGTCGCGGGGCGGCGACTACAGCGACCTCTTCTTCCAGCACCGGGTGTCCACCTCCATGGCGCTCGAGGACGGCGCGGTGAACAAGGCGTTCACCACCGTGGAGCTCGGCGTGGGCGTGCGCGTCATCAAGGGCGACCAGACGGGCTATGCCTATACCGAGGAGCTCACGCTCGAGGCGATGCGCAGCGCCGCCCGGACGGCCGCGGCCATCGCCGACGGGCCCTCGCGTCCCGGCCCCCAGCGCCTCCACGTCTTCAAGGACATTCCGCAGCGCTACGTGCTCAAGCTGGGGTGGGACGCCGTCCGCCCCGAGCAGAAGCTGCCCATCCTCGAGGGGCTGAACGCGGCGGCCTTCAAGGCGGACAAGCGCGTCTCCAAGGTGACGCTCTCGTTCTCGGATGAGCACGGCGCGGTGCTCGTGGCCGACAGCAACGGCCGGCTCGTCGAGGACGTGCAGCCGATGACGAGCCTCTACCTGTCGTGCGTGGCCGAGCAGAACGGCAAGCGCGAGCAGAACACCTACGGCGTCGCCGGCCGCGCGGGCCTGGACTTCTACTCGCCCGAGCGGCTGGACCGCATGGTGCGCGAGGCGGTGAGCCGCACCACCATCCTCTTCGAGGCCATCCAGCCTCCCGCCGGTGAGCTGCCGGTGGTGCTCGCGGCGGGCTCCTCCGGCATCCTCCTGCACGAGGCCATCGGCCACGGCATGGAGGCGGACTTCAACCGCAAGGGCACGTCCATCTACGCGGACAAGCTCAACAAGCCCATCGCCCACCCCTTCGTGAACATCGTCGACGACGGCACGAACGAGTACGCGCGCGGTGCCATCAACGTGGACGACGAGGGCAACGAGCCCGGCAAGACGATGCTCGTGGAGAACGGCGTCCTCACCACGTACCTGCACGACTCCATCTCCGCGAAGCACTACAAGGTGAAGCCTACGGGCAACGGCCGCCGCGAGAGCTACCGCTACGCGCCGCTGCCGCGCATGCGCTCCACGTACATGCTCCCGGGCCCCCACAAGCACGACGAGATCATCGCCTCGGTGAAGAAGGGCATCTACTGCACCAACTTCACCAACGGGCAGGTGAACATCGGCGCGGGTGACTTCACCTTCTACGTGAAGAACGGCTACCTCATCGAGGACGGCAAGCTGACGCGGCCCATCAAGGACGTGAACATCATCGGCAACGGGCCGAAGGTGCTCGAGAAGGTGGACATGGTGGCCGATGACCTCGTCATCGACGAGGGCGGCTGGACGTGCGGCAAGGACGGGCAGGGGGTGCCGGTGTCGCAGGGCATTCCCACGGTCCGGGTCGCGTCGATCACCGTCGGCGGACGCAACGCTTGA